The Streptomyces bacillaris sequence GGCCTCGATGCGCTTGCGCAGCGCCTCCGGGTCACCGGCCGGCAGGTCGTACGCCACTTCCAGCGGCCCGAAACAGGACGCACAGGCGAACAGGGGGCCGAGGTCGAAACGCTCGCCGCACTCGCGGCAGGAAAGCGCCACGGCGGGACCGAGGTCCACGGAAGCGGTGGTGGCATTACCTGCGATGGTCTGAACAGCCATGATGGCGGAGGCCCTTTCTCCTCATCTTCCTCGCAGCGCATTTCGCCGCAAGACGGAATTGGCACCTTCCCCACCGTGACCTCGCGGTCGGCAGGAGGGTTGCCGGGACTTCAACGGGCCGTTCCCTCAGTCCCTCTGGATGAGCTCTGTGGCACCGGATCTTCGATCCAGGCGTTTGTGTGACGACGGACCCCGACATGCGACGGTCGTCCGCGTTGTTCAAGACTGTAACCGAAGGACGGGACGGTTGAGATAGTCGTCCGAACGGCGAGATGGATCACACACAGGGAGTTCAGACCGTGCTCGAAGAGGTGGAACGCTGGCTGACCAGGCGGTCCTGGTCGTCCGCCGACCGCCCGCTGGACCGGCTCCTCGACGCCCGGACCGCCGAACCGCACCGCACCTCGGTGAGTGTGGTGCTGCCCGCGCTGAACGAGGAGGCCACGGTCGGTGCGATCGTGGCGACGATCCGGCGGGAGCTGATGGAGAAGGTCCGGCTGGTGGACGAGCTGGTGGTGATCGACTCCGGTTCGACCGACGCCACCGCCGCCGTCGCCCGGGAGGCGGGCGCCCGGGTGGTCCACCGGGACGCGATCCTGCCCCGGATACCGGCCGTGCCGGGCAAGGGCGAGGTCCTCTGGCGGTCGCTCCTGGTGACCAGCGGGGAGATCGTCTGCTTCGTCGACGCGGACCTCAAGGACTTCTCGGCGGACTTCGTCTCGGGGACGGTCGGGCCGCTGCTGACCGATCCGGCGGTGCACTTCGTCAAGGCGATGTACGACCGTCCGCTCGGCGACACCGCAGGTCAGGGCGGTCGCGTCACCGAGCTGGTGGCCCGCCCACTGCTCAATCTGCACTGGCCGCAGCTGGCCGGGTTCGTGCAGCCGCTGGGCGGCGAGTACGCGGTGCGGCGCTCGCTGCTGGAGCGGCTGCCCTTCCCGGTCGGTTACGGAGTGGAGCTGGGGCTCCTGGTCGACGCGCTGCACACCGTGGGCCTCGACGCGCTGGGCCAGGTCGACGTGGGGGTGCGGCGCCACCGCCACCAGGACGGGCAGGCGCTGGGCCGGATGGCTGCGGCGATCTACCGCACGGCCCAGCTCCGGCTCTCCCGGGGCCATCTGGTGCGGCCCGCGCTGACGCAGTTCGAGCGGGGCGCGGAGGGGTTCGTACCGCGCACCCATGCGGTGGACACGGAGGAGCGGCCGCCGATGCGGGAGATCGCGGAGTACGCGGAGCGGTGGGCGGCGTGAGGCGCGCGCGGGGCTTCGGCAGCCCTGAGGCGTGCGCGGGCGAGGCGGCCGGCGTGAGGCGTGCGCGGGCGCGGTGGGCGGCGCGGTGCCGGTGACCGATCCTCCGGACGCGCGTTTGGCGGCTTCCCTCACGGGCTAGGTTCCGCTACATGGTCACCGAGCATGCCGAAGCCACCGCCCA is a genomic window containing:
- a CDS encoding glucosyl-3-phosphoglycerate synthase; the protein is MLEEVERWLTRRSWSSADRPLDRLLDARTAEPHRTSVSVVLPALNEEATVGAIVATIRRELMEKVRLVDELVVIDSGSTDATAAVAREAGARVVHRDAILPRIPAVPGKGEVLWRSLLVTSGEIVCFVDADLKDFSADFVSGTVGPLLTDPAVHFVKAMYDRPLGDTAGQGGRVTELVARPLLNLHWPQLAGFVQPLGGEYAVRRSLLERLPFPVGYGVELGLLVDALHTVGLDALGQVDVGVRRHRHQDGQALGRMAAAIYRTAQLRLSRGHLVRPALTQFERGAEGFVPRTHAVDTEERPPMREIAEYAERWAA